One Osmerus mordax isolate fOsmMor3 chromosome 16, fOsmMor3.pri, whole genome shotgun sequence genomic window carries:
- the LOC136959434 gene encoding mitochondrial adenyl nucleotide antiporter SLC25A24-like, with protein sequence MMYQALRTLFLSDSRCWDADGERSYQDLFEKLDTNKDGKVDVAELRAGLKAMGIFRQGAAQKIVLSGDQNRDGTLDFSEFSRYLKEHEKKLRLTFKSLDKNNDGQIDASEIQLALAELGMDVSRQDAHKILHSMDVDGTMMVDWNEWREHFLFNPAHNLEEIIRFWKHSSVLDIGDSLAIPDEFTEEEKITGGWWRQLVAGAMAGAVSRTGTAPLDRIKVFMQVHSSKSNKISVTGGLKRMVAEGGLASLWRGNGVNVLKIAPETSIKFAAYEQYKKLLASEGEKVQTHQRFLAGSLAGATAQTAIYPMEVMKTRLTLGKTGQYSGMSDCARKILRKEGVKAFYKGYTPNILGIIPYAGIDLAVYESLKNAWLSRYARDSANPGILVLVACGTISSTCGQLASYPLALLRTRMQAQASLDASDQPSMTGLVKRIVSQEGFFGLYRGILPNFMKVIPAVSISYVVYEYMKTGLGI encoded by the exons ATGATGTATCAAGCTTTAAGGACGCTTTTTCTATCTGACTCTCGCTGCTGGGATGCGGACGGCGAAAGGTCGTACCAGGACCTATTCGAGAAACTGGACACCAACAAGGACGGGAAGGTGGATGTTGCAGAGTTGAGAGCGGGCCTCAAAGCTATGGGCATTTTCAGACAAGGTGCGGCGCAG AAGATCGTGTTGTCGGGGGACCAGAACCGAGACGGCACGCTGGACTTCTCTGAGTTCAGCAGGTACCTGAAGGAGCACGAGAAGAAGCTGCGCCTGACGTTCAAGAGCCTGGACAAGAACAACGACG gTCAGATCGACGCGTCAGAGATCCAGCTGGCCCTGGCAGAGCTGGGCATGGACGTCAGCAGGCAGGACGCTCACAAGATCTTACACAG catggaCGTCGACGGCACCATGATGGTGGACTGGAATGAGTGGAGGGAACACTTCCTGTTCAACCCGGCGCACAACCTGGAAGAGATCATACGCTTCTGGAAACACTcctcg gtgctgGACATCGGCGACAGCCTCGCCATCCCAGACGAGTTCACCGAGGAGGAGAAGATCAccgggggctggtggaggcagCTGGTTGCCGGGGCGATGGCGGGGGCGGTCTCTCGCACTGGCACCGCCCCCCTGGACAGGATCAAAGTGTTCATGCAG GTCCACTCCTCCAAATCCAACAAGATCAGTGTGACCGGGGGGCTCAAGCGGATGGTTGCTGAGGGAGGGTTGGCGTCGCTATGGCGAGGAAACGGGGTCAACGTGCTGAAGATTGCCCCGGAAACGTCCATCAAGTTTGCGGCCTACGAACag tataagAAGCTGCTGgcgtcagagggagagaaggttcAGACTCACCAGAGGTTCTTGGCTGGGTCTCTGGCTGGAGCCACAGCCCAGACTGCCATCTACCCCATGGAg GTTATGAAGACCAGACTGACGCTGGGGAAAACGGGTCAGTATTCTGGAATGTCGGACTGCGCCAGGAAGATTCTGAGGAAGGAAGGCGTGAAAGCGTTCTACAAAGGCTACACCCCCAACATTCTGGGCATCATCCCCTACGCCGGCATCGACCTGGCCGTCTACGAG agccTGAAGAACGCCTGGTTGTCTCGCTACGCCCGGGACTCGGCCAACCCCGGCATCCTGGTCCTGGTGGCCTGCGGCACCATCTCCAGCACGTGCGGCCAGCTGGCCAGCTACCCGCTAGCCCTGCTCCGCACACGCATGCAGGCCCAAG cgtcTCTGGATGCGTCTGACCAGCCGTCCATGACAGGGCTGGTGAAGAGGATTGTGAGTCAAGAGGGCTTTTTTGGGCTCTACCGAGGCATCCTGCCTAACTTCATGAAGGTCATCCCTGCTGTCAGCATCAGCTACGTGGTCTACGAGTACATGAAGACCGGCCTGGGCATCTGA